From the genome of Streptomyces sp. NBC_01116, one region includes:
- a CDS encoding MFS transporter, whose amino-acid sequence MAGAEALAASAPGGGLDEVTARRRFVTVSFLFWLPIGMSIATGVLLFTERGMGLAAIAGFYAVHSLTAAAMELPTGGLSDVIGRRPVLAIAGLLNLAAFTLIGLGAAGWAIVLGMGLMGLARALSSGPAEAWYVDTVHAHAGPDADLRTGLARGGSATSAALALGTLLGGGLPWLLGLAPGLGEWLTDTTGGLVILLSVPALLGALVEVVFVLYVLSALTEPPRVRTGVRGVVGGVPAAIAAGLRLGARDALIRRILLTASAAGAALAALELLTPGRAATLMGTAESGALVFAGLACAGFLCHALGSQLAPLVARFAGSSERAVLVSLGLVTLGLTFLGLTAHAMSPLATTAAVTGYGLVYLGLGAAGPNENDLLHRRVDASGRATALSVQSLSLQLVAAGAGLTAGSLPPGPLPWLLAAAVVLAGALLWVRRAAPAKPLPGGVPRTETDGTAPVSAHP is encoded by the coding sequence GTGGCCGGCGCTGAGGCCCTCGCCGCCTCCGCCCCGGGCGGCGGCCTCGACGAGGTGACCGCGCGCCGCCGGTTCGTCACGGTCTCCTTCCTCTTCTGGCTCCCCATCGGCATGTCCATCGCGACGGGAGTGCTCCTCTTCACCGAACGGGGCATGGGCCTCGCCGCCATCGCCGGCTTCTACGCCGTGCACTCCCTCACGGCCGCCGCGATGGAACTGCCCACCGGAGGCCTCTCCGACGTCATCGGGCGGCGCCCCGTCCTCGCCATCGCCGGACTGCTCAACCTGGCCGCCTTCACCCTCATCGGCCTGGGCGCCGCGGGCTGGGCCATCGTCCTCGGCATGGGGCTGATGGGCCTGGCCCGCGCCCTGTCCAGCGGGCCCGCCGAAGCCTGGTACGTCGACACCGTCCACGCCCACGCGGGGCCCGACGCCGATCTGCGTACGGGGCTGGCGCGCGGCGGCTCCGCCACCTCGGCCGCCCTTGCGCTCGGCACCCTGCTCGGCGGCGGGCTCCCCTGGCTGCTCGGGCTCGCCCCGGGCCTGGGGGAGTGGCTCACCGATACGACCGGCGGGCTCGTCATCCTGCTCTCCGTGCCCGCCCTGCTCGGCGCGCTGGTCGAGGTCGTCTTCGTGCTCTACGTGCTGAGCGCCCTGACCGAACCGCCCCGGGTCCGGACAGGTGTGCGAGGGGTTGTGGGTGGTGTGCCCGCCGCCATCGCCGCCGGGCTCCGGCTCGGCGCCCGGGACGCCCTGATCCGGCGCATCCTGCTGACCGCGAGCGCCGCGGGCGCCGCGCTCGCGGCCCTCGAACTGCTCACTCCCGGCCGGGCCGCCACCCTCATGGGGACGGCGGAGTCCGGGGCCCTGGTCTTCGCGGGGCTCGCCTGCGCCGGATTCCTCTGCCACGCCCTGGGCAGTCAACTCGCGCCGCTCGTCGCCCGGTTCGCCGGCAGCAGTGAGCGCGCCGTGCTCGTGAGCCTCGGGCTGGTGACGCTGGGGCTGACGTTCCTCGGCCTCACCGCGCACGCGATGAGCCCCCTCGCCACGACGGCCGCCGTCACCGGCTACGGGCTGGTGTATCTGGGCCTCGGAGCCGCGGGCCCCAACGAGAACGACCTGCTGCACCGCCGGGTCGACGCCTCGGGCCGCGCCACCGCTCTCTCCGTCCAGTCGCTCTCCCTGCAACTGGTCGCCGCCGGCGCCGGACTGACGGCGGGCTCCCTGCCTCCGGGCCCGCTGCCCTGGCTGCTGGCTGCCGCGGTCGTGCTGGCCGGAGCCCTCCTCTGGGTGCGCCGGGCCGCACCCGCGAAGCCGCTCCCGGGCGGCGTACCGCGTACGGAGACGGACGGCACCGCACCGGTGTCGGCGCATCCGTAG
- a CDS encoding helix-turn-helix domain-containing protein, which produces MDSEDGRRVLDPAQDGAALKALTHPLRLTLLGLLRQHGPATASELAARTGESSASTSYHLRVLARYAFVTEAEHRDSRERRWKSVHGMTSWSNEAMRRSPGGSTILSALHRRQVEHLQQSLDRHEMDLESGRLDQEWQEPSGVSDSMPRLTPESLAELWEAIQAKTDELTARDAGDPRAEQVVLFTAGLPLAPDPVPGPGHVDTPTGSAATDAGASGASGEGAADEGAPRGRR; this is translated from the coding sequence ATGGACAGCGAAGACGGCCGTCGCGTACTCGATCCGGCGCAGGACGGGGCCGCCCTGAAGGCCCTCACCCACCCACTGCGCCTCACCCTGCTCGGACTCCTGCGGCAGCACGGCCCGGCCACCGCCAGCGAGCTCGCGGCCCGGACGGGGGAGTCCTCGGCCTCCACCAGCTACCACCTGAGGGTGCTCGCCAGATACGCGTTCGTCACCGAGGCCGAACACCGCGACAGTCGGGAGCGGCGCTGGAAGTCCGTGCACGGCATGACCTCCTGGAGCAACGAGGCGATGCGCCGCAGCCCCGGCGGCAGCACGATCCTCAGCGCCCTGCACCGCCGCCAGGTCGAGCACCTCCAGCAGTCGCTGGACCGCCACGAGATGGATCTGGAGAGCGGCCGCCTGGATCAGGAGTGGCAGGAGCCGTCGGGCGTCAGCGACTCGATGCCCCGGCTGACCCCTGAGTCGCTCGCGGAGTTGTGGGAGGCGATCCAGGCGAAGACGGACGAGCTGACCGCCCGTGATGCCGGGGACCCCCGCGCCGAGCAGGTCGTCCTCTTCACCGCCGGACTGCCGCTGGCCCCGGACCCGGTGCCCGGTCCGGGCCACGTGGACACCCCCACCGGGTCCGCCGCGACCGACGCCGGAGCGTCGGGCGCCAGTGGTGAGGGCGCCGCAGACGAGGGGGCGCCCCGTGGCCGGCGCTGA
- a CDS encoding alpha/beta hydrolase encodes MTSRIAWGVAATLIPTLLGTTAAAAPQAGPGSSAAAPAAASALAWRGCGGDIDASVECATLKVPLDHRRPGGRKIELSLSRIKAADPAVRRGVLLFNPGGPSGSGLFYPLALSGLLPQSVKDRYDLIGFDPRGVGASSPLACGTTTADERLTYRPYREATFAKDVAWARDIADRCRDRNGETLRHINTRNTARDLDAVRVALGERRISYFGLSYGTYLGSVYAQLFPRRVDRFVLDSAVDPERVWRSMGQSWAERAEPTFDRWTHWTALHAARYGLGDTPAEVEKLFWDIVARADREPLDLGGTRFDGAEIREYMRWEIPHPSVAAGTLGLLRDAAAGKPVPAFPTFVPTDNELASFLAIVCGDARWPTDPAVYRADSRRDSVRYPFYGDSVSNIFPCAYWGRPAEAATKVDNRVPALIVQNEWDPQTPLAAAHGLRRALKGSRLVTVEEGQGHGVYALGVSACADEAATTYLTTGRLPARDVTCAADPLSAATSRSAPPGPAPAPVRLPFSGR; translated from the coding sequence ATGACCTCCAGAATCGCCTGGGGCGTCGCCGCGACACTCATCCCCACCCTCCTCGGCACCACCGCCGCGGCCGCCCCTCAGGCCGGCCCGGGATCGTCGGCGGCCGCCCCGGCCGCCGCCTCCGCACTGGCATGGCGGGGCTGCGGTGGCGACATCGACGCGAGCGTCGAGTGCGCGACCCTCAAGGTGCCCCTGGACCACCGCAGGCCGGGCGGCAGGAAGATCGAGCTGTCGCTGTCGCGGATCAAGGCCGCCGACCCGGCCGTGCGCCGCGGCGTCCTGCTCTTCAACCCGGGCGGCCCCAGCGGTTCCGGGCTCTTCTATCCCCTGGCGCTCAGCGGTCTTCTGCCACAGTCCGTGAAGGACCGGTACGACCTGATCGGTTTCGACCCGCGCGGGGTCGGGGCCAGCAGTCCGCTCGCCTGCGGTACGACCACCGCCGACGAACGGCTGACGTACCGGCCCTACAGGGAGGCGACGTTCGCCAAGGACGTCGCCTGGGCGCGTGACATCGCCGACCGGTGCCGCGACCGCAACGGGGAAACGCTCCGCCACATCAACACCCGCAACACGGCACGTGACCTGGACGCCGTCCGCGTGGCCCTCGGGGAGCGGAGGATCTCGTACTTCGGACTGTCGTACGGGACCTATCTCGGTTCCGTGTACGCGCAGTTGTTCCCGCGGAGGGTCGACAGGTTCGTCCTGGACAGCGCCGTGGACCCCGAGCGGGTCTGGCGGAGCATGGGGCAGTCCTGGGCGGAGCGGGCCGAGCCCACCTTCGACCGGTGGACGCACTGGACCGCTCTTCACGCGGCGCGGTACGGACTCGGTGACACGCCCGCCGAGGTCGAGAAGCTGTTCTGGGACATCGTCGCGCGCGCCGACCGGGAGCCGCTCGACCTCGGTGGTACCAGGTTCGACGGCGCCGAGATCCGGGAGTACATGCGCTGGGAGATCCCCCACCCCTCCGTCGCCGCCGGCACCCTGGGGCTGCTCCGGGACGCCGCCGCGGGCAAGCCCGTTCCGGCCTTCCCGACCTTCGTGCCGACCGACAACGAGCTGGCGAGCTTCCTCGCGATCGTGTGCGGTGACGCCCGCTGGCCCACCGACCCGGCCGTCTACCGGGCCGACTCCCGGCGCGACAGCGTCCGCTACCCCTTTTACGGCGACTCCGTCTCGAACATCTTCCCGTGCGCCTACTGGGGCCGCCCGGCCGAAGCGGCCACCAAGGTCGACAACAGGGTCCCCGCGCTCATCGTCCAGAACGAGTGGGACCCGCAGACTCCGCTGGCCGCCGCTCACGGCCTGCGCCGGGCGCTGAAGGGCTCCCGGCTCGTCACCGTGGAGGAGGGGCAGGGCCACGGCGTGTACGCGCTCGGCGTCAGTGCCTGCGCGGACGAGGCCGCCACGACGTACCTGACCACCGGGCGGCTCCCGGCCCGGGACGTCACCTGCGCGGCCGACCCGCTCTCCGCGGCCACCTCACGGTCCGCCCCGCCGGGCCCCGCCCCGGCGCCGGTCCGCCTTCCCTTCTCCGGTCGATGA
- a CDS encoding PadR family transcriptional regulator, with product MALRHAVLAALLDEELSGYQVTKAFAAGVANFWHALPQQVYAELARLEREGLVAGREVVQEARPNKRLFRVTDEGLAELEGFASAAAKPSFLREDLLVQIQAADHLDTDVLIERLTERFAFAEAKAALFEEQLRRMRGERDEAEFLLSGARIGPYLTCRRGRDFERANRDWCRDVTEVLRARREAAGPPLRRSAPDQFLNPNSPTP from the coding sequence ATGGCGTTGCGCCACGCGGTGCTGGCGGCGCTGCTCGACGAGGAGCTGAGCGGCTATCAGGTGACGAAGGCGTTCGCGGCGGGCGTCGCGAACTTCTGGCACGCCCTGCCGCAGCAGGTCTACGCGGAGCTGGCCAGGCTGGAGAGGGAGGGCCTGGTCGCCGGGCGCGAGGTCGTGCAGGAGGCGCGTCCCAACAAGCGGCTGTTCCGTGTCACCGATGAGGGGCTGGCCGAGCTGGAGGGCTTCGCCTCCGCCGCCGCCAAGCCCTCCTTCCTCCGGGAGGACCTGCTGGTCCAGATCCAGGCCGCCGACCACCTCGACACCGACGTGCTGATCGAGCGGCTCACCGAACGGTTCGCGTTCGCCGAGGCCAAGGCCGCGCTGTTCGAGGAGCAGTTGCGCAGGATGCGCGGCGAGCGCGACGAGGCGGAGTTCCTGCTCAGCGGCGCACGGATCGGCCCGTACCTCACCTGCCGGCGGGGGCGGGACTTCGAGCGCGCCAACCGTGACTGGTGCCGGGACGTGACGGAGGTGCTCCGGGCGCGGCGGGAGGCCGCGGGGCCGCCGCTCCGGCGGTCGGCCCCGGACCAATTCCTGAATCCGAACTCGCCTACCCCGTAA
- a CDS encoding nuclear transport factor 2 family protein gives MTTAVDRFRAAVDRRDLDALGDLFTEDIRLYSPVKFTPFEGRPMVLGLFGVLLRIFEDFRYVGEFAGASRTSADGTEAPSAVLLFRATVGGREIHGIDLLHLDDDGLIKEFTVMVRPQSAVQALGEAVLTGLVADGLVPAP, from the coding sequence ATGACCACCGCAGTGGACCGTTTCCGCGCCGCCGTCGACCGTCGCGACCTCGACGCACTGGGCGATCTGTTCACCGAGGACATCCGGCTCTACAGCCCGGTGAAGTTCACCCCGTTCGAGGGCAGGCCGATGGTGCTGGGGCTCTTCGGGGTCCTGCTGCGCATCTTCGAGGACTTCCGTTACGTCGGTGAGTTCGCGGGCGCCTCGCGGACGAGCGCCGACGGGACCGAGGCCCCGTCGGCGGTCCTGCTCTTCCGGGCGACGGTCGGCGGCCGGGAGATCCACGGCATCGACCTGCTGCACCTGGACGACGACGGGCTCATCAAGGAGTTCACCGTGATGGTCCGCCCGCAGTCCGCCGTCCAGGCGCTGGGCGAGGCCGTGCTCACCGGCCTCGTCGCCGACGGCCTCGTCCCCGCCCCGTAA
- a CDS encoding ABC transporter substrate-binding protein, with translation MTEQSEWRFSDDRGQQSTAARPPGRVLAYVQAGATLWDLGIRPVGIFGSDHDGPDPDRAKTGTLPLDEVAYVGAGAALDVERLLSCGPDLVVAVSYGGGHVYGLTPETAKPLEERVPVVVLDVSQARTFGEIGDRFAELARSLGATARPGADRDLDTARERLRSVVAATSADAPRVLALSPAGPDQAHVARPGMWPELRVLTELGVQVVEPAEGPGANWSTQSRSDTFALRPEVILTDIRAHAAPLEELRGSEGVPTPVVPWNPEPLYGPRDHARFLGLVADALEAARAN, from the coding sequence GTGACGGAACAGAGCGAATGGCGGTTCTCCGACGACCGGGGTCAGCAGTCGACGGCGGCCCGGCCGCCGGGACGGGTGCTGGCCTACGTCCAGGCCGGCGCCACCTTGTGGGACCTCGGAATCCGGCCGGTGGGGATCTTCGGCTCCGACCACGACGGACCGGACCCCGACAGGGCGAAGACCGGAACCCTTCCGCTGGACGAGGTCGCGTACGTCGGTGCGGGAGCGGCCCTGGACGTCGAACGGCTGCTGAGCTGCGGACCGGATCTCGTGGTGGCCGTCAGTTACGGCGGCGGCCATGTCTACGGGCTGACCCCCGAGACGGCCAAGCCCCTGGAGGAGCGGGTCCCGGTGGTCGTCCTCGACGTCAGCCAGGCCCGTACGTTCGGTGAGATCGGCGACCGGTTCGCCGAACTGGCCCGCTCGCTCGGCGCCACGGCCCGGCCGGGCGCCGACCGCGACCTGGACACCGCCCGGGAACGGCTGCGCTCCGTGGTCGCCGCCACGTCCGCCGACGCGCCCCGGGTGCTCGCCCTCTCCCCGGCCGGCCCGGACCAGGCGCATGTCGCGCGGCCCGGCATGTGGCCCGAGCTGCGTGTCCTCACCGAACTCGGCGTGCAGGTCGTGGAGCCCGCCGAGGGTCCCGGGGCCAACTGGTCCACGCAGAGCCGCTCCGACACCTTCGCGCTGCGCCCCGAGGTGATCCTGACGGACATCCGCGCCCACGCGGCCCCGCTGGAGGAGCTGCGGGGGAGCGAGGGCGTGCCGACGCCGGTCGTCCCGTGGAACCCCGAGCCCCTCTACGGGCCCCGCGACCACGCCCGGTTCCTCGGCCTGGTCGCGGACGCCCTGGAGGCGGCGCGGGCGAACTGA
- a CDS encoding M12 family metallo-peptidase: MRATLVKAVLAVGVGASLCAASADAPATARAAARPAVEAGRAVECPVVDVLAVFTPKAAKRAGGEHRVPSSAQEIATRMNRSLAAGGLCGVIRVIHPYTATDYEGPEEFRAAYATLKDHASAGLGRQVHEQRARYGADLVTLVVDRQERGGGTADYTSALDGSTDEYAYAVVEVDGIGLDSASHEIGHNLGLAHDRTTLAGDAEGSMSVSRNRPYNTGWITEDGNHYTIMAYRSACGDHCRRISRFSSATETWKGHRLGDAENDSVRVLRETMPIVAGYRDRR, from the coding sequence ATGCGCGCGACCCTTGTGAAGGCAGTCCTGGCCGTCGGCGTCGGCGCGTCACTCTGTGCCGCCTCCGCGGACGCCCCGGCCACGGCCCGGGCGGCGGCACGTCCGGCGGTGGAAGCGGGGAGGGCGGTGGAGTGTCCCGTGGTCGACGTGCTGGCCGTCTTCACACCCAAGGCGGCGAAACGGGCCGGCGGCGAGCATCGGGTCCCCTCGTCGGCCCAGGAGATCGCGACGCGGATGAACCGGTCCCTGGCCGCGGGCGGGCTCTGCGGTGTCATCCGCGTCATCCATCCGTACACGGCGACCGACTACGAGGGCCCGGAGGAGTTCCGCGCCGCGTACGCCACCCTCAAGGACCACGCCTCGGCGGGGCTCGGGCGCCAGGTGCACGAGCAGCGCGCACGGTACGGCGCCGATCTGGTCACGCTCGTCGTGGACCGGCAGGAGCGGGGCGGCGGCACCGCGGACTACACGTCCGCGCTCGACGGTTCCACGGACGAGTACGCCTACGCGGTCGTCGAGGTCGACGGCATCGGCCTGGACTCGGCGAGCCACGAGATCGGCCACAATCTGGGCCTCGCCCACGACCGCACGACGCTGGCGGGCGACGCGGAGGGTTCGATGAGCGTGAGCCGCAACCGCCCGTACAACACCGGCTGGATCACCGAGGACGGCAATCACTACACGATCATGGCGTACCGCTCCGCGTGCGGGGACCACTGCCGGCGGATCAGCCGGTTCTCCAGCGCGACGGAGACGTGGAAGGGCCACCGGCTGGGTGACGCCGAGAACGACAGCGTACGGGTGCTGCGCGAGACCATGCCGATCGTCGCCGGATACCGCGACAGGCGGTGA
- a CDS encoding TetR-like C-terminal domain-containing protein produces the protein MTTEKSPAPLRRRGERMRQAVLAATVGLLTAEGLTGTTVAAVARAAGVHETSVYRRWKTRENLLLDALGSHADEALPEPDTGDVREDLAQLMSAVSDYLASPRGAALLHLGAFADAGSVEAERLPYWDARLERGEDIVRRGVERGELARDTDARLVAETLAGPLFARVLLTGAPLDRGLARRIVDLTLDGARPRGGRAANG, from the coding sequence GTGACCACCGAGAAGAGTCCCGCGCCGCTGCGCCGCCGGGGCGAACGCATGCGGCAGGCCGTCCTGGCGGCCACCGTCGGCCTGCTCACGGCGGAAGGACTCACCGGCACCACGGTCGCCGCGGTGGCCAGGGCGGCGGGGGTGCACGAGACGTCCGTGTACCGGCGGTGGAAGACGCGCGAGAACCTGCTGCTGGACGCCCTCGGCTCGCACGCCGACGAGGCGCTGCCCGAGCCCGACACGGGGGACGTGCGCGAGGACCTGGCGCAGCTGATGTCGGCGGTCTCGGACTATCTCGCCTCACCGCGCGGCGCGGCCCTCCTCCATCTCGGCGCCTTTGCCGACGCGGGGTCCGTCGAGGCGGAGCGCCTGCCGTACTGGGACGCCCGGCTGGAGCGGGGCGAGGACATCGTGCGGCGCGGTGTCGAGCGCGGCGAACTGGCCCGGGACACCGACGCCCGGCTGGTGGCCGAGACCCTGGCGGGGCCCTTGTTCGCCCGGGTCCTGCTGACCGGGGCGCCACTGGACAGGGGGCTCGCGCGCCGGATCGTGGACCTGACGCTCGACGGCGCGCGCCCCCGCGGCGGGCGCGCCGCCAACGGCTGA
- a CDS encoding zinc-binding dehydrogenase has protein sequence MERMRAARLHLPSRTLVVEEVDRPVPGSGEVLVKVEAAGVCLSDVHLVDGTLSPMYLEGDAVTLGHEVAGTVAGAGTGVTGWTAGARVVLQAGEQRRGRTHTRGVDYDGGWAEYALATASTLVALPDSLPFEQAAIIPDAVSTPWAAVTATGDVRAAEAVGVWGAGGLGAHAVQLLRAVGAHPVVAVDPAPAARRRALEFGADLALDPADPQFREKVLGATGGVGLAAAFDFAGVPAVHEQALATLAPKGRLVLVGLTDQPLTVARGTLFSYLQQRILGHYGSEGHHVAQLVRLAEGGRLDFSRSITDVLPLEDAAAAVRRVKTKEGDPVRIVLRP, from the coding sequence ATGGAACGCATGCGCGCCGCGCGTCTGCACCTGCCCAGCCGCACCCTCGTCGTCGAGGAGGTGGACAGGCCCGTGCCCGGATCCGGCGAGGTGCTGGTGAAGGTCGAGGCGGCCGGGGTCTGCCTCTCCGACGTGCACCTCGTCGACGGCACGCTGAGCCCGATGTACCTGGAGGGGGACGCGGTCACCCTGGGCCACGAGGTGGCCGGGACCGTGGCCGGGGCGGGCACGGGCGTCACCGGCTGGACGGCCGGCGCGCGGGTGGTGCTCCAGGCGGGCGAGCAGCGCCGGGGCCGGACGCACACCCGCGGCGTCGACTACGACGGCGGCTGGGCGGAGTACGCCCTCGCCACCGCGTCGACCCTCGTCGCCCTGCCCGACTCGCTCCCCTTCGAGCAGGCCGCGATCATCCCGGACGCGGTCTCGACGCCCTGGGCGGCGGTGACCGCCACCGGCGACGTCCGGGCGGCGGAGGCCGTGGGCGTCTGGGGCGCGGGCGGGCTCGGCGCGCACGCCGTGCAGTTGCTGCGGGCGGTCGGCGCGCATCCGGTCGTCGCGGTGGACCCCGCTCCGGCGGCCCGGCGGCGGGCCCTGGAGTTCGGGGCCGATCTGGCGCTGGACCCCGCCGATCCGCAGTTCCGCGAGAAGGTCCTCGGGGCGACCGGCGGCGTGGGCCTGGCGGCGGCGTTCGACTTCGCCGGGGTCCCGGCGGTCCACGAGCAGGCGCTGGCCACGCTGGCCCCGAAGGGGCGGCTGGTGCTGGTGGGGCTGACCGACCAGCCGCTGACCGTCGCCCGCGGCACCCTGTTCAGCTACCTCCAGCAGCGGATCCTGGGCCACTACGGCTCGGAGGGACACCATGTGGCGCAGCTCGTCCGGCTCGCCGAGGGCGGCCGGCTGGACTTCTCCCGGTCGATCACCGACGTCCTGCCCCTTGAGGACGCGGCGGCGGCCGTGCGGCGGGTGAAGACCAAGGAGGGCGACCCGGTCAGGATCGTTCTGCGGCCGTGA
- a CDS encoding YihY/virulence factor BrkB family protein gives MPTQTASAAESTAPAALPRRWGTALRRTPVSLWNDDVTDWAAALTYYAILALLPALLVTVSVIGLANPDATGALIADITAFAPAESGDALRRPLEAATEQRSAVWLLVATGSVSAVWSACSYLAVFRRAMHAMHGVRDTRPPLRQAHIIVVSAIGLLLLLMTSAFAIVMTGPLARWLGRRIGLPHEGETLWAALKWPLLVLLVACLIMVLFSTGPRSARGVRRGLPGGILAAFCWLTASALFALYATQVGSYSRLYGSLAGLVVFLIWVWFANLSLLAGAQFNVELRRPELGREAGADGGEPVTAAERS, from the coding sequence TTGCCCACCCAGACCGCTTCCGCCGCGGAAAGCACCGCCCCCGCCGCCCTGCCCCGCCGCTGGGGCACCGCCCTGCGGCGTACGCCGGTCTCGCTGTGGAACGACGACGTCACCGACTGGGCCGCCGCCCTGACGTACTACGCCATCCTCGCCCTGCTCCCGGCGCTCCTGGTCACCGTCTCCGTGATCGGGCTGGCCAACCCCGACGCGACCGGCGCCCTGATCGCCGACATCACCGCGTTCGCCCCGGCCGAGTCCGGCGACGCGCTGCGCAGGCCGTTGGAGGCGGCGACCGAACAGCGCTCCGCCGTCTGGCTGCTCGTCGCCACCGGGTCCGTGAGCGCCGTCTGGTCCGCGTGCAGCTACCTCGCGGTCTTCCGCCGGGCGATGCACGCCATGCACGGCGTCCGGGACACGCGCCCGCCCCTGCGGCAGGCGCACATCATCGTCGTCTCCGCGATCGGCCTGCTCCTCCTGCTGATGACCAGCGCCTTCGCCATCGTCATGACCGGCCCGCTGGCCCGCTGGCTGGGCCGCCGCATCGGCCTGCCGCACGAGGGGGAGACCCTGTGGGCGGCGCTGAAGTGGCCGCTGCTGGTCCTCCTCGTGGCCTGCCTGATCATGGTCCTCTTCAGTACCGGCCCCCGCTCCGCGCGCGGTGTCCGCCGGGGACTGCCCGGCGGGATCCTCGCCGCGTTCTGCTGGCTCACCGCGTCGGCGCTCTTCGCTCTCTACGCGACCCAGGTCGGCAGCTACAGCAGGCTGTACGGATCGCTCGCCGGGCTCGTCGTCTTCCTCATCTGGGTCTGGTTCGCCAACCTCTCGCTGCTGGCCGGAGCCCAGTTCAACGTGGAACTGCGCCGGCCCGAGCTAGGGCGGGAGGCCGGCGCCGACGGCGGGGAGCCCGTCACGGCCGCAGAACGATCCTGA
- a CDS encoding LacI family DNA-binding transcriptional regulator, with protein MTRRLAQVAKKVGVSEATVSRVLNGKPGVSRTTRQSVLTALDVLGYERPTQLRGERARLVGLVLPELQNPIFPAFAEVIGGALAQQGLTPVLCTQTKGGVSEADYVDLLLQQQVSGVVFAGGLFAQADEAHEHYHRLAERRIPVVLINAPIEGLDFPCVSCDDAVAIERAWRHLASLGHERIGVVMGPSDHVPSRRKLAAARSVAAATGGELAEEYVERAMFSLEGGQAAASRLLERGVTGIVCASDPLALGAVRAARRRGLGVPSDISVVGYDDSAFMNCTEPPLTTIRQPIEAMGRAAVELLCAGIQGGSVPPDELLFEPELVVRGSTAKAPR; from the coding sequence ATGACGCGACGACTTGCTCAGGTTGCCAAGAAGGTTGGGGTCAGCGAGGCCACGGTGAGCCGGGTGCTCAACGGCAAGCCCGGGGTCTCCCGGACCACCCGGCAGTCCGTGCTGACCGCCCTGGACGTCCTCGGCTACGAGCGGCCCACCCAACTGCGCGGCGAGCGCGCCCGGCTGGTCGGCCTCGTCCTGCCCGAACTGCAGAACCCGATCTTCCCCGCCTTCGCCGAGGTGATCGGCGGCGCCCTCGCCCAGCAGGGGCTCACTCCCGTGCTGTGCACCCAGACCAAGGGCGGAGTGTCGGAGGCGGACTACGTGGACCTCCTGCTCCAGCAGCAGGTCTCCGGGGTGGTCTTCGCCGGCGGTCTGTTCGCGCAGGCCGACGAGGCCCACGAGCACTACCACCGGCTCGCCGAGCGGCGTATCCCCGTCGTGCTGATCAACGCGCCCATAGAAGGACTGGACTTCCCCTGCGTCTCCTGCGACGACGCCGTCGCGATCGAGCGCGCCTGGCGCCACCTGGCCTCCCTCGGCCACGAGCGCATCGGCGTGGTGATGGGCCCCTCCGACCACGTGCCCTCCCGCCGCAAGCTCGCGGCCGCCCGGTCCGTCGCGGCGGCCACCGGCGGGGAGCTGGCCGAGGAGTACGTCGAGCGCGCGATGTTCTCCCTGGAGGGCGGGCAGGCCGCGGCCTCCCGGCTGCTGGAGCGCGGCGTCACCGGCATCGTCTGCGCCAGCGATCCGCTGGCGCTCGGCGCGGTGCGGGCGGCCCGCAGGCGCGGCCTCGGGGTGCCGTCGGACATCTCGGTCGTCGGCTACGACGACTCGGCGTTCATGAACTGCACCGAACCCCCGCTCACCACGATCCGCCAGCCCATCGAGGCCATGGGCCGGGCCGCCGTCGAACTGCTCTGCGCGGGCATCCAGGGCGGCTCGGTCCCCCCGGACGAGCTGCTGTTCGAGCCGGAGCTGGTGGTACGCGGCTCCACGGCCAAGGCGCCCCGCTGA